A part of Clostridium novyi genomic DNA contains:
- a CDS encoding peptide ABC transporter substrate-binding protein has product MKRKVLAVLLTTVLATTMLFTGCGSKQGANGAGNKAAQNGGILNVDLPEIKTLDSAQTQDTASGTAVNAAFEGLTRVNNTKVELAVAKECKVSDDKKTYTFTLKDLKWTDGKPVTAKDFEYAWKRLVDPKTKAPFSTFINGVVKNATKISTGKGKVEELGVKAKDDKTLVVELEKPVPYFEEQLAHTALFPQRKDIVEAQGDKYGSDPSKMVFNGPFVIESWQKGSKTILKKNDKYYDTTNVKLDKIVLQDIKELPTKYQMFSSKQLDLIQGTGEYAEKLKKDADAGKCNLRVGKTLSTFYMMFNMNGKNKLLMNPKIRLALSLAVDRETYINRIYKRGFVSYGLIPDTMKCGDKDFRKEVPEPLKEIINQNKDPKALFIEGLKELKMDEDPSKYTLNYMEQGSDAFRKQCAEYYQNQWKTKLGVNITIKQPASFADYLTKCQDGEFDIAVSGWIADFNDPLSMMASFMKNDGNNHSKYYNTKYEEAIKKAEQESDSGKRLELFKQAENIIVAEDAGISPIFSKDVRVAEQKKVKGVQSPACGCEYEFKWASVEK; this is encoded by the coding sequence GTGAAAAGGAAAGTACTAGCGGTACTGCTAACTACAGTCTTAGCAACAACTATGTTGTTTACTGGATGTGGAAGCAAACAAGGGGCAAATGGTGCTGGTAATAAAGCAGCACAAAATGGAGGAATTTTAAATGTTGATTTACCTGAAATTAAAACATTAGATTCAGCTCAAACTCAGGATACAGCATCAGGAACTGCTGTAAATGCAGCATTTGAAGGATTAACAAGAGTAAACAATACAAAGGTAGAACTTGCTGTGGCCAAAGAATGTAAAGTGTCTGATGATAAAAAGACATATACTTTTACATTAAAAGATTTAAAATGGACAGATGGAAAACCAGTAACAGCTAAGGATTTTGAATATGCTTGGAAGAGACTAGTGGATCCAAAAACTAAAGCACCATTTTCAACATTTATAAATGGTGTAGTAAAAAATGCTACTAAAATTTCTACTGGAAAAGGTAAAGTAGAAGAATTAGGAGTTAAGGCTAAGGATGATAAAACTTTAGTTGTAGAACTTGAAAAACCAGTTCCATATTTTGAGGAACAATTAGCTCATACAGCATTATTTCCTCAAAGAAAAGATATAGTTGAAGCTCAAGGGGATAAATATGGCTCAGATCCTAGTAAAATGGTATTTAATGGTCCATTTGTAATTGAAAGTTGGCAAAAGGGTAGTAAAACTATATTAAAGAAAAATGATAAGTATTATGATACAACAAATGTAAAACTAGATAAAATTGTATTACAAGATATAAAAGAATTACCAACAAAATATCAAATGTTCTCATCAAAACAATTAGATTTAATTCAAGGAACAGGTGAGTATGCAGAAAAGTTAAAAAAAGATGCAGATGCTGGTAAGTGCAATTTAAGAGTAGGTAAAACATTAAGTACATTTTATATGATGTTTAATATGAATGGAAAAAATAAGTTACTTATGAATCCAAAGATAAGACTTGCATTATCTTTAGCAGTTGATAGAGAGACATATATAAATAGAATTTACAAAAGAGGATTTGTATCATATGGATTAATTCCAGATACAATGAAATGTGGAGATAAAGATTTTAGAAAAGAAGTACCTGAACCACTAAAAGAAATTATAAATCAAAATAAAGATCCAAAGGCATTATTTATAGAAGGATTAAAAGAACTTAAAATGGATGAAGATCCATCTAAATATACTTTAAATTATATGGAACAAGGTAGTGATGCTTTTCGTAAACAATGTGCAGAATACTATCAAAATCAATGGAAGACAAAACTTGGAGTTAATATAACAATTAAACAACCAGCTAGTTTTGCAGATTACTTAACAAAATGTCAAGATGGAGAATTTGATATAGCTGTGTCTGGATGGATTGCTGATTTTAATGATCCCCTTAGTATGATGGCAAGCTTTATGAAAAATGATGGTAATAACCATAGTAAATATTATAATACAAAATATGAGGAAGCTATAAAGAAGGCAGAGCAAGAAAGTGATTCTGGTAAAAGACTTGAATTATTTAAACAAGCAGAAAACATTATTGTAGCTGAAGATGCAGGAATATCACCTATTTTCAGTAAAGATGTAAGAGTTGCTGAACAGAAGAAAGTAAAAGGAGTTCAAAGTCCAGCATGTGGTTGTGAATATGAATTTAAATGGGCAAGTGTTGAAAAATAA
- a CDS encoding pyridoxal phosphate-dependent aminotransferase, translated as MEKLVSNHVENIEISGIRKFYNKVVKIPDALSLTLGQPDFNVPEKIKEAMIKAINENKTSYTSNAGIEELRKEISNYLYRNLDINYHKEEICLTIGGSEALLSTFMAFINEGDKVLIPTPAYPAYESCVKLLGGTIVNYELNDDFSINHISLKEIIEKENPKIMVLSYPCNPTGAILSKEDKEKLYELMKEKNILIISDEIYSSLCFEKEYNSLGQYEDIKEKVIIVNGFSKMFSMTGLRLGYVCAHKKYIDSIIKVHQYNVSCAPSIVQWGALEGLKNSLNDVENMKNEFRKRRDYLYDRLVSMGFEVNMPKGAFYMFPSIKKFNMSSEEFCERLLNEAKVAIVPGSAFGSGGEGFVRISYCYSIKRLKESIERLEEWINTL; from the coding sequence ATGGAAAAGTTAGTTTCTAATCATGTAGAAAATATTGAAATATCAGGTATAAGAAAGTTTTATAATAAAGTTGTAAAAATTCCAGATGCACTTTCTCTTACATTAGGTCAACCAGATTTCAATGTTCCAGAAAAAATAAAAGAAGCAATGATAAAAGCTATTAATGAAAATAAAACTTCATATACATCTAATGCTGGTATAGAAGAATTAAGAAAAGAAATATCAAATTATTTATATAGAAATCTTGATATAAATTATCATAAAGAAGAAATATGTTTGACTATAGGAGGAAGCGAAGCTTTACTTTCTACTTTCATGGCATTTATAAATGAAGGAGATAAGGTACTTATACCAACTCCTGCATACCCTGCTTATGAAAGTTGTGTAAAACTTTTAGGTGGTACAATAGTTAATTATGAATTAAATGATGATTTTTCTATTAATCACATAAGTCTAAAAGAAATTATAGAAAAAGAAAATCCTAAAATTATGGTGTTATCTTATCCATGTAATCCAACAGGTGCAATATTAAGTAAGGAGGATAAAGAAAAGTTATATGAATTAATGAAGGAAAAAAATATTTTAATTATAAGTGATGAAATATATAGTTCACTTTGCTTTGAAAAAGAATATAATTCTTTAGGGCAATATGAAGATATTAAAGAAAAAGTTATTATTGTAAACGGGTTTTCTAAGATGTTTTCTATGACTGGACTTAGACTTGGATATGTTTGTGCTCATAAAAAGTATATAGATAGTATTATTAAGGTTCATCAATATAATGTATCTTGTGCACCATCAATTGTTCAATGGGGGGCATTAGAAGGTTTGAAAAATTCACTTAATGATGTAGAAAATATGAAAAATGAGTTTAGAAAAAGAAGAGATTACTTATATGATAGATTAGTTTCAATGGGTTTTGAAGTAAATATGCCTAAAGGAGCATTTTATATGTTTCCAAGTATTAAAAAATTCAATATGAGTAGTGAAGAATTTTGTGAGAGATTATTAAATGAAGCTAAAGTAGCTATTGTTCCAGGATCTGCCTTTGGATCTGGTGGAGAAGGATTTGTTAGAATTTCTTACTGCTATTCAATAAAAAGACTTAAAGAATCCATTGAAAGATTAGAAGAGTGGATTAATACCTTATAA
- the dapD gene encoding 2,3,4,5-tetrahydropyridine-2,6-dicarboxylate N-acetyltransferase, with amino-acid sequence MNYDLTNPYEIARYIKEAKKSTPLKVYVDGNLKDCKFDNIECYGENNFYILFGESVEVLEFLDKHQSLIKKYRIEQDRRNSAIPMLDTKHIDARIEPGAIIRDMVSIGKNAVIMMGAVINIGCEIGEGTMVDMNAVLGARAKLGKNVHLGAGAVVAGVLEPPSKSPCEIEDNVLIGANAVILEGVRVGKNSVVAAGSVVVEDIPENVVVAGSPAKIIKTVDSKTKDKTKLMDDLRK; translated from the coding sequence ATGAATTACGATTTAACAAATCCATACGAAATTGCAAGATACATAAAAGAAGCTAAAAAATCTACTCCACTTAAAGTATATGTAGATGGAAATCTTAAAGATTGTAAATTTGATAATATAGAATGCTATGGTGAAAATAATTTCTACATATTATTTGGTGAAAGCGTAGAAGTATTAGAGTTTCTAGATAAACATCAATCATTAATAAAAAAATATAGGATAGAACAAGATAGAAGAAATTCAGCTATTCCAATGCTTGATACAAAACATATAGATGCTAGAATTGAACCAGGTGCAATTATTAGAGATATGGTTTCAATTGGAAAGAATGCTGTTATAATGATGGGAGCTGTAATAAACATAGGATGTGAAATTGGGGAAGGTACAATGGTAGATATGAATGCTGTACTAGGTGCTCGTGCCAAATTAGGTAAAAATGTTCATCTAGGAGCAGGAGCAGTGGTTGCAGGTGTTTTAGAACCACCTAGTAAATCACCATGTGAAATTGAAGATAATGTTTTAATCGGTGCTAATGCTGTTATACTTGAAGGTGTTCGTGTTGGTAAAAACTCTGTTGTAGCTGCTGGATCAGTTGTTGTAGAAGATATACCTGAAAATGTAGTTGTAGCAGGAAGCCCTGCTAAAATAATCAAAACTGTTGATAGCAAAACTAAAGATAAAACTAAATTAATGGATGATCTAAGAAAATAA
- a CDS encoding single-stranded DNA-binding protein: MDNLMLNNKIYLEGTCISNLEFSHEMYGEGFYTFTLGVNRLSDVKDVLPVTISERLLTEIEIKEGVDLVVEGQLRSYNKFINGSNRLILTVFARDVQPCIEKSKNPNQIFLDGYICKEPIYRTTPFGREIADILLAVNRPYNKSDYIPTISWGRNSRFCKTLKVGDNIKVWGRLQSRKYQKKLGEDEVITKTAYEVSISKLEHADEFDNEQDESSENLAE; the protein is encoded by the coding sequence ATGGACAATTTAATGTTAAATAACAAAATATATTTAGAGGGTACTTGTATATCGAATCTTGAATTTAGTCATGAGATGTATGGAGAAGGTTTTTACACATTTACACTTGGAGTAAATAGACTTAGTGATGTAAAGGATGTATTACCTGTAACTATTTCAGAAAGATTATTAACAGAGATAGAAATAAAAGAAGGAGTAGATTTAGTAGTTGAAGGTCAATTAAGATCCTATAATAAATTTATAAATGGATCTAATAGATTAATACTTACGGTATTTGCAAGGGATGTACAACCATGTATTGAAAAAAGTAAGAACCCAAATCAAATATTTTTAGATGGTTATATATGTAAAGAACCTATTTATAGAACAACTCCTTTTGGAAGAGAAATTGCAGATATATTATTGGCTGTTAATAGACCATATAATAAATCAGATTATATACCTACAATTTCTTGGGGTAGAAATTCTAGATTTTGTAAGACTTTAAAAGTTGGAGATAATATAAAAGTATGGGGAAGACTACAAAGTAGAAAGTATCAGAAGAAGTTAGGTGAAGATGAGGTAATAACGAAGACGGCTTATGAAGTATCTATTTCTAAATTAGAGCATGCCGATGAATTTGACAATGAACAAGATGAATCATCAGAAAATTTAGCTGAATAA
- the pdaB gene encoding polysaccharide deacetylase family sporulation protein PdaB, which produces MNIQKYLEKIKKYQIFIVLGVFVFLVAFFLGVNFRNLQAVSGKSKKYPIYSVDTNEKKIAITFDTNWGTNNTKKVLDILDKYDAKATFFLMGTWIDKHENETKEIFNRGHEIGNHSNSHPDFTLISRTRIIEEIAATDAKLMNLLGKGTEVFRFPSGSYNEKVLEIAESTNHYCIQWNVDSIDWKEQGADIEYNRVMKKVKPGSILLFHDNAKYTPETLPRILSDLKAKGYQFVKVSDLIYKKGYYMDNSGTQKLKEK; this is translated from the coding sequence ATGAATATACAAAAATATTTAGAAAAGATTAAAAAATATCAAATTTTTATTGTTTTAGGTGTATTTGTATTTTTAGTGGCATTTTTTCTTGGAGTTAATTTTAGAAATCTTCAAGCTGTATCTGGTAAGAGCAAAAAATATCCTATTTATTCTGTTGATACTAATGAAAAAAAAATAGCTATTACTTTTGATACTAATTGGGGTACTAATAATACAAAAAAAGTTTTAGATATTTTGGATAAGTATGATGCAAAGGCAACTTTCTTTTTAATGGGAACATGGATAGACAAACATGAAAATGAAACTAAAGAAATTTTTAATCGAGGTCATGAAATAGGGAATCATTCTAATAGTCATCCAGATTTTACACTAATATCAAGAACTAGAATAATAGAAGAAATTGCAGCTACAGATGCAAAATTAATGAATTTATTAGGTAAGGGCACAGAAGTTTTTAGATTTCCATCAGGTTCATATAATGAGAAAGTATTGGAAATTGCAGAAAGTACAAATCATTATTGTATTCAATGGAACGTGGATAGTATAGATTGGAAAGAACAAGGTGCAGATATAGAATACAATAGAGTAATGAAAAAGGTAAAACCAGGTTCTATTTTATTATTTCATGATAATGCCAAGTATACACCTGAAACTTTGCCAAGAATTTTAAGTGACTTAAAAGCAAAAGGATATCAATTTGTTAAAGTATCAGATTTGATATATAAAAAAGGTTATTACATGGATAATTCAGGTACTCAAAAGTTAAAAGAAAAATAG